In Macadamia integrifolia cultivar HAES 741 unplaced genomic scaffold, SCU_Mint_v3 scaffold453, whole genome shotgun sequence, a genomic segment contains:
- the LOC122068699 gene encoding G-type lectin S-receptor-like serine/threonine-protein kinase LECRK2: MSSNAAFPHILFFSSLLFPLFLAASQASNVTFGNHLIAADGGSPWTSLSCDFAFGFPHLEDNNSFLLCIWFYQIPKQTIVWYVNGTGNPAPKNSKIELTTGGQLQLTDPTGQELWKAEIINSSNVAYAAMLGNGNFVLESKDFVHIWETFNQPTDTILPGQKLQVGRNLSSRLTNTNYSQGRFQLQLLQDGTLQINLVALPSYTPYDPYFTIGANPPDNRSRLVFNVSGRLYIKRSNGSIDDLSPINTYPVADFYHRATLDVHGAFYLYTHPRAVNGIPARECPPEYSQIDSNSSLSGCKPNIPLVCEEDESGFPEALFEFTELSSTDWPLADYERLGPVTEEHCKNSSEKVIV; this comes from the exons ATGTCTTCCAATGCTGCCTTTCCTCACATTctgttcttctcttcccttctttttcccctcttcttgGCTGCCTCTCAAGCTAGTAATGTGACCTTCGGTAACCATCTCATTGCTGCCGATGGAGGCTCTCCATGGACTTCACTTTCTTGTGACTTTGCCTTCGGGTTTCCCCACCTTGAAGACAATAACTCCTTCTTGCTCTGCATCTGGTTCTACCAAATACCAAAACAAACCATCGTTTGGTATGTCAATGGTACTGGTAACCCAGctccaaaaaattccaaaattgaGCTTACTACAGGTGGCCAACTCCAGCTTACCGACCCCACAGGCCAGGAGTTATGGAAGGCTGAAATCATCAATTCCAGCAATGTTGCTTATGCTGCCATGCTTGGCAATGGCAACTTTGTGCTTGAAAGTAAGGATTTTGTTCACATATGGGAGACCTTCAACCAACCTACAGACACCATTTTGCCTGGACAGAAACTGCAAGTGGGTCGCAATCTTTCTTCTCGGCTGACGAATACTAATTACTCACAGGGAAGGTTTCAGCTCCAATTGCTCCAGGATGGAACGCTCCAGATCAATCTTGTCGCCTTGCCGTCTTATACCCCTTACGATCCTTACTTCACTATTGGAGCTAATCCCCCTGACAATCGTTCGAGGTTGGTCTTCAATGTATCAGGCCGTCTTTATATAAAGAGAAGCAATGGAAGCATTGACGATCTCTCACCAATCAACACATACCCAGTTGCTGATTTCTATCACAGGGCGACCCTTGATGTTCATGGAGCATTTTATCTTTACACTCATCCAAG AGCTGTTAATGGGATTCCCGCACGTGAATGCCCACCTGAATACTCCCAAATTGATTCAAATAGCAGTCTTAGTGGCTGCAAACCAAATATCCCACTCGTATGTGAAGAAGATGAATCGGGTTTCCCTGAGGCTCTGTTTGAGTTCACGGAATTGAGTAGCACAGATTGGCCATTGGCTGATTACGAAAGGCTTGGGCCTGTTACTGAAGAGCACTGCAAGAATTCTTCAGAAAAAGTAATTGTCTGA